The Delphinus delphis chromosome 11, mDelDel1.2, whole genome shotgun sequence DNA segment GCAAGTTCCTCATTTAAACTCTCACCATACGAACTGATCCCCCATCCCCACTAATCCGCTTctcacctgcccccaccccgaaAAAACCAAACCGCAACCCGATTCTCCCCCAACCCGAGCCTCTTAGTCAAACCATCTTGTCTCCTCCAACCAGCTTCCCCGCAGTCCCCTTCGCCCTCCTCCCGGGTccgccctcctcccctcccccccggatcctccctcctcccaggtcctcccctcctcccctcccccccggcTCGCGCTGCCGCGGTGTCCTGGCGTCGAGGTGTGCTGGCGGCGGGGTGTCGCAGGGCGTGTCACGAGGTGACTTGGGGCGGGCTGAGGGCGGGCGGGAGGGAGCGACGAAGGGCGTGCGGGGCTGTCGCTCCGGGCACCCCTCCCCCGCCGCAGTCGGCGGACCTTTCCCCGGAGAAGATGGCGGATCGGGCGGAGATGTTTTCTCTTTCCACCTTTCACTCGCTGTCGCCGCCAGGCTGCAGGTACGCACTTGGGCGCCCCGGGCCTCGGCAAGCCCTTCCCTTCGTACAGCACCCCCTCTGACCCAGTCCCCAGACTTCTCCGACCCGACCCTGCCAACCCCCCCTCGCCGCTTTTGGGGGCCCAAGCCCCAGACCCCCCCTCTGGTCCTGAGGCCCGTGGTTCCGGCTCCTCGCCCCCCGCCCCTCGGTTCCGGGTCTCTCCATTTTTGTCCTCCCCTGATGCCCGTCCTCCAGCCCCAGTGACCGCCCCCAACCCCAAAGTCCTGCTGGGATCCAGGGCTGCACCCAGCCTGAACAGCCGCCCCCCTCTAAGGTGGAGGTCCTCCAAGGTGGAGGTCCTCAGGGGTCGTGGGCGCAGCCTCTGAGGGGTGGGCTGCCTGCCTGCGCAGGATGCTGAGTACACACTCTGGGCTTGGCAGTGTCCTTTTGGCCTTGTTGGGCCTCTGGTGGAAGCCCGGCCTGGTCTGTAGGGCTCTGAGAGGGAGAGAGCTGAAATCaagcctggggcctgggggaagggactagggaggggagagggctggaCCTCTGGGTGTAGGCCTGCCTTCCGCAGGAGTGGGGGACAAACTGGCCAGATTCTGCTCCCGGAACAGccttcacccctccccctcctcctgctgctgcagcttcagctccccctcccccttctccgcTCAGCCTGACTCCCCTGAGGCTGAGCCTGTGACCCAGGGGCCTGGAGCTGAGGGTAGAGGGGGGAGAGGCTGCTTGCTCTTTGCGGAAGGAGGGCCGGGAGGAGGGTTTGGGGGACAGGTGCCTCTTCTGAGCTGGTCGTGGCTCAAATTGAGGGGGAAATCCGCTGGAGAGCAGAGTTTGAGATCCAAGATAATGGCAGGATGCAGGTCTGGGAGTTGGGGGCTCTGGAGATCACGGGGCCTAGAAGCTGGGGCGGGGGGGTCTCCCTTGGCCCCTCCTTAGGACTAGTTCCTGGCCAGGGAGTCCAGGGTTGGTGGCTCTCTCAGGAGCCCTGTCCTTGCTCTCCTCTCCAGGCCTCCACAGGACATAAGTCTGGAAGAATTTGATGATGAAGATCTGTCTGAGATCACCGATGACTGTGGTCTGGGCCTCAGCTACGACTCGGACCACTGCGagaaggtggggaaggggctgggggcagagaacTCTCTCAAGGGAGAGTCTCGCTTAGGTTATGCTTAGCAGTCTCGTGGGGTTTTAGGGTGGGTCTAAGCTCAGCCTTGAAATGAGAAATCCTCTGATTGCCCCTTCTCCCTTGGCCTCTCGACCCGGGGTTTTCCTCGATATATCAGACCTCTCTTTTTCTGACAGAGGTCCACTGAGGACCTTCCCCATCAGTCCTCGCTTGACCCCCACCAGCGGGCtagcttgggggaggggagatgtgtCTATGCTTTGGTGCCTCTGTGCTCAGCTCACTTCCCAGAAAGATCTAACCCCTTCCAGCTGCCATCTCACCTCATCTCCTCCTTTGCCCTTTCCCCACCTCTCAGGCCTCCAACTGTCTGCCTCATGTCTCCAGCCCTGAAGTCTCCCCTGCCCATCTGCTCCTCCCCATTTCTTTacgtttttgttttcattcaagaACATTTCTGAGCAACTCCCATGTGGCAAGTGCTGGGGGCTTCCAGGTGCCTGGGAAGAGAGCAGGACAGGTGTGGCTCTTGCCCTCAGGAGCTTATAACCTAGTAGGGGAGAAAGACATGAGAGAGGCAGTGGCTGCCTGAGTGTCAACGGCTGGATTCCAGTGAGGGGACAGAAGGTGCAACGATGGGAACCCACCCAAGACTGAGGCCATCAAGGAGATTTTCCAGTGGAAGTGGCACACAACCGTGCCCTTAGGGAGGACTAGAAGGAACTGGCAGATGAGGGGGGTTGGCGGGAATGGAGGGGAGGCATTGCTGGTAAGGGATTGGTGGGTCAGAGGCCCTGAGGTTGGTGAAGCCTGGTGCTGGCTGTCTTTGCTTCATGCATTCATTTGCTATTTACTGCACTCTTACTGCGGGCCGGTCCTGTTCTCAGTGGGGGGTGGGCTGCACCAGTGTCCAGTACAGACACGGTCCTGTTCTCGGTTGGGGGTGGGCTGCACCAGTGTCCAGTATGGACACGGTCCTGTCCTGGTAGGGCTTGCAGCttggtgggggagacagaccCAAAACTCTACAGTAACTATGCGTTGTGTTaaaatgctatgaaggaaaagtGCTGGTGTCAAATGTGACGGGGTTTGAGGCTGAGATGAGGCTGGCAGGTGGGTTGGGGCCACTTTGAGTATCTCTGTCACCCAGACTTAGGAGTTTGGGCTCTTACTTACCAAGAACTGTAGCGATCCTTATGTATCttaagcagattttttaaaaagctgctctgttggtggagagcagagagaacTGGAGGGAGGCGTCTGTCCCTTGACTTATAGCTTCCTGCTTTCCCCTTTCCTGGCGCCTGGGACCCAAGTCACCATCCCACActggcccagctctgccctggccTTCTTCCCTGCAGGACAGCCTTTCCCTGGGGCGTTCGGAGCAGCCGCACCCCATCTGCTCCTTCCAGGATGACTTCCAGGAGTTTGAGATGATCGATGACaatgaagaggaggaggacgacgaggaggaagaggaagaggaagaggaggaagcagagggggAGGTTGAGGGGGGAGGCCCTGGCTCAGCAGCCCGCGCCCGGCAGCCCCTGATCCCCTCGCCCTCCCTGGAGGAGCCCCACAAGCACCGGCCCACCACGCTCCACCTGACGACGCTGGGAGCCCAGGTGAGCCGGCACCCAGACCCGCAGCTATCCGTGGTTCCCAGCATCCGGGACTGGTCCCCGCGGCAGCCTGTCCCCCCACCTACCCCTGAGAGCTGGGGCCCCTCCTCAGCGCTgctctcctccccccgcccctcccctcctccccaggactCCCTGAACAACAATGGAGGGTTTGCTCCagggcctccagcctccaggcaggaaacagtgCTGTGCCCACCCGCCCAGGAGCCCCTCCGAGGTGAGCTGGGCGGTGGTGGGCGGGGTTACGCCGGAggcaagggagggaggggtgggggaggtgggctgGCTGACCCAACCCCGTGCTCCGCAGAGCCGCCCGCCCCCCTCCCGCCCACGGACAGAAGCCCCTGCGGGGCGCAGTCACCTGTGCATCCGGGTTGCGACTCCGAAGGCAACCAGCCCGCAAGGCCCCTGGCGCCAGGTGGGGCCTCGCCCTCCTCGGATCCGGGCATCGAGGCCGACCTGGGGAGCGGCTCCAGCGGAGGCCGCGGGGGTCGGCGCAGCAGCCAGGAGCTGTCGTCGCCGGGCTCCGACTCTGAGGACGCGGGCGGCGCGCGCCTGGGGCGCATGATTTCCTCCATCTCAGAGACAGAGCTGGAGCGGAGCAGCGACgacggcggcagcagcagcggccGCTCCTCGCACCTCACCAACTCCATCGAGGAGGCCTCGTCGCCGGCCTCGGAGCCCGAGCCCGAGCCGCCGTGCGAGCCCCCGCGCCGCCCCGCCTTCCTGCCCGTGGGCCCCGACGACACCAACAGCGAGTACGAGTCAGGGTCCGAGTCTGAGCCGGACCTCAGCGAGGACGCCGACTCGCCCTGGCTGCTCAGCAACCTCGTGAGCCGCATGATCTCCGAGGGCTCCTCGCCCATCCGCTGCCCTGGCCAGTGCCTGTCTCCTGCGCCGCGTCCTGCCGGGGAGTGTGCGTCGCCCGTCGGCGAGGCCCCCGaggcggcggcggggccgggcGTGGAGCTGGTGGACATGGAGACGCTGTGTGGGCCGCCGCCCCCCGAGCCCTCCGCCCCTCGGCCCGGCCCCGCGCAGCCCGGGCCCTGCCTCTTCCTCAGCAACCCCACGCGCGACACCATCACGCCCCTGTGGGCCGCTCCGGGTCGCCCTGCCCGCCCGGGCCGCGCCTGCTCTGCCGCCTGCTCGGAGGAGGACGACgaggatgaagaggaggaggacgAAGCCGAGCCCGAGGCAGCGCCCCTCGGGGGCCGGGGCACGGGCGCCGCGCCGGACGCCTCGCTGGTGTACGATGCGGTCAAGTACACGCTGGTGGTGGACGAGCACACGCAGCTGGAGCTGGTGAGCCTGCGGCGCTGCGCGCGCCTGGGCGAGGACAGCGGGGACAGCGGTGGCGAGGCCAGCGAGGAAGAGGCGGGAGCCGCACCGCTGGGCCTTGATCGGGGCCCCGGGGCTGCCTCCCCGGACAGCCCTGACCTCACCTTCTCTAAGAAGTTCCTCAATGTCTTTGTCAACAGCACCTCCCGATCTTCCAgtgagtgggaggtggggaaagggggCGGTCCCGGGGGAGCAGGCTGGCTCCTTGGCCCCAGGGCTTCCCCCAGGCCCCCGTAGGGTAGGGTGGGGAGTTGCCTGGGGAAGGCTGCTCTGTCTCCAGCCCCCGGTGAGCTACTTCTCCCTCCCTCGGGTGACTGAGGACAACCCACACCAGACTGTTGAGGGGAGGGGAGCTcggcttcctgcccctcccctgagcctttgtctcttttgtttctgTCTCTCAGGCACCGAGTCTTTCGGCCTTTTTTCCTGCCTGGTCAATGGCGAGGAGAGAGAGCAAACCCATCGGGCTGTCTTCAGGTACAGCTTCTCCCCCTCGCTGCTAGCGACGCTCCACCTGAGCCTACAGACACTATGGGACACTGGTGGACACAACCCAACcgttcctgcccctgccccagtgACCTCCTACCTCTGACCTGACCTCAGGTTCATTCCCCGCCATCCCGACGAGCTTGAGCTGGATGTGGACGACCCGGTCCTGGTGGAGGCCGAGGAGGACGACTTCTGGTTCCGTGGCTTCAACATGCGCACGGGGGAGCGTGGCGTCTTCCCCGCCTTCTATGCCCACGCGGTGCCCGGCCCGGCCAAGGACCTGCTGGGTGAGGCCCCTTCCCCAAGGGGCGTCTTGTCATCCCAGGCCCTCTCTTGCTCACCTGACCTAGGCCCCTGTGATCTCCCAGGGAGCAAGCGGGGTTCCTGCTGGGTGGAGCGCTTTGACGTGCAGTTCCTGGGCTCCGTGGAGGTGCCCTGTCACCAGGGCAATGGCATCCTGTGTGCAGCCATGCAGAAGGTCAGTCTGGAGGTGGGGGCCCCTGAGCCCTGCAGGCTGGCACAGCCCTTGGAGGCCCCAGGCCTCCGCCCTCTTCCACGGAGGGTTCCAGGATGCTTGGGGGCCTCGGGGCCCGGGCCCCCCCAGCCCCGATTCAGAGGCCTGGCAGACAGGCCTCGGGCAGCGCTCAGCAGCTGTTCCCCGTCACCTTCCCgccggcccctccccctccttcagcCCATCCTATTCGTGTCTGAAAAGCAAGACCAGCTCTCACAGACCCTTCCCTGGAAGTTATTTGCACACTCGTTATTCACTCAGTGGACACTCGGTGAGGGCCGGCCCGTCTGCTGGGCCTGCGGGCGAGCGGGGGGGCAGCAGGGCAGCAGCACGGCTCTGCGTCTGAGAGCCCACGTCCAGCGCACGAGACGGGCAGTGAGCAGGCCGGGGTTGCTGGGGCCGCAGTCCTGGGGAGGGGCGGAAGGCAGACGAGGCAGGCCGTCCTGAGGCTGAGGAGAGGCCAAGGCCACGCTCACATCTTCCCGAATCGCTGCCAGCAGTCTTCAAACCTAATCGACAGCGTCCCGCCAGGAGGGAGAGATACCCTCGTAGGCCCTGGAGACCCTTTTCTCCCCTCACTTCTTCTGCAGATCGCCACTGCCCGGAAACTGACCGTCCACCTGCGTCCTCCTGCCTCCTGTGACCTTGAGATTTCTCTTCGGGGGGTCAAGCTGAGTCTAAGTGGAGGACCTGAGGTGGGGTGTGGGGGCCTGAGGCACAGGGGACGGTGGGAGGAGTGAGGCGCGTCCAGCAGGGGTGGCCGGGGTGGCCCTGGGCTGCTCTGTCTagcgtggcctctcctgccacctCTGCTCTAGTTCCAGCACTGCAGCCATTTCTTCCAGATGAAGAACATCTCGTTCTGCGGCTGCCACCCCCGCAACAGCTGGTATGAGACTCCCCCATCCCCTGGTCCCCTCAAACCCTGAGGGCTGCGCACTCACCATCCCACCCTCTCACCCGCACCCACTTGGCTCCAGGAGTTGAGTCCCCACGTGGCGCCCACTCTGTTCTGGGCCCAGGACACCTGGATCAGACAGGCTCCCATCTGGTCTgggtggggagacagacacacagacaagcGAGTGCTCGAAGCACTCGTGGGACTCTGGTGGACGTGTGCATGGGGCTGCAGTGAGCAGACCTGCAGGGAGGCGGGTGAATTCTCCTGGGACTTAGCGGGGCGGCTGAAGACCACTCTACGAACCTTGAAAGGCAAGTGGGTGACAGGGTGGATCTTCTTGGCAGGGAGCCAGCTGAGCCAGGGCTGTGGGCGAGGGGCACTAGGGGCTCTTTGGGGGCAGTTGGGTAAGGCTGGAGGGACACTAAGAgcacctgtgtccttttgactATGCCAAGGAGCTTATACTTAATCCCATTGGCGATGGGGCCGTGGGGTGACACAGTCAGGTTGACAGGCTGCTGTGCAGGGTGGAAGGACCCAAGTGCTGCTGGCAGGAGACCAGGTGGCTGCCGAGGTTATCCAGGTGCTGTGACCTAGTGGCATTTAGGAGGTGGGCAGGCAGGACCTGAGTTGATTGGATGTAGAGGCTGACCTGGAGAGAGAATCAAGGGTGACCTGGAGAGAGAATCAAGGGTGACCTGGGTGTTGAGCAGTTAGTGACCCACGCGCCAGGAGAAGAGGCCTGGAGTGAGTGGGCCTCACAGGCTGGCGATGCAGGGTTCAATCCAGAGGCAGTGAGGGTGAAGCGGCCGTTGCTACGTGGTCTGGAGTGTGGAAGGGAGACCTGGGGGGAGGTACGTTCGGAGCCGGTAGGTAACTTCGGCCATGGGGCAGACAGGATagccaggcagagagagaagagacggGAGTGAAAGGGAAGCATAACCAGCGGATGGAGGGCTACAGCCTTCCTGCCCAGCCGGCCTCCTGCGCACAGGATGCCAGTGCCCTAGATGAAGCGACAGGAGGAGCTAACCTGCGACGCAGACAGGGCCAAGCAGAGGCTCCGAAGGGCCCAGTGGTATTTGAGGAAGCAGGTCCTCAGGGGAGGCAGGATGT contains these protein-coding regions:
- the MAPK8IP2 gene encoding C-Jun-amino-terminal kinase-interacting protein 2 isoform X2 — encoded protein: MADRAEMFSLSTFHSLSPPGCRPPQDISLEEFDDEDLSEITDDCGLGLSYDSDHCEKDSLSLGRSEQPHPICSFQDDFQEFEMIDDNEEEEDDEEEEEEEEEEAEGEVEGGGPGSAARARQPLIPSPSLEEPHKHRPTTLHLTTLGAQDSLNNNGGFAPGPPASRQETVLCPPAQEPLREPPAPLPPTDRSPCGAQSPVHPGCDSEGNQPARPLAPGGASPSSDPGIEADLGSGSSGGRGGRRSSQELSSPGSDSEDAGGARLGRMISSISETELERSSDDGGSSSGRSSHLTNSIEEASSPASEPEPEPPCEPPRRPAFLPVGPDDTNSEYESGSESEPDLSEDADSPWLLSNLVSRMISEGSSPIRCPGQCLSPAPRPAGECASPVGEAPEAAAGPGVELVDMETLCGPPPPEPSAPRPGPAQPGPCLFLSNPTRDTITPLWAAPGRPARPGRACSAACSEEDDEDEEEEDEAEPEAAPLGGRGTGAAPDASLVYDAVKYTLVVDEHTQLELVSLRRCARLGEDSGDSGGEASEEEAGAAPLGLDRGPGAASPDSPDLTFSKKFLNVFVNSTSRSSSTESFGLFSCLVNGEEREQTHRAVFRFIPRHPDELELDVDDPVLVEAEEDDFWFRGFNMRTGERGVFPAFYAHAVPGPAKDLLGSKRGSCWVERFDVQFLGSVEVPCHQGNGILCAAMQKIATARKLTVHLRPPASCDLEISLRGVKLSLSGGPEFQHCSHFFQMKNISFCGCHPRNSCYFGFITKHPLLSRFACHVFVSQESMRPVAQSVGRAFLEYYQRHLEYACPTEDIYLE
- the MAPK8IP2 gene encoding C-Jun-amino-terminal kinase-interacting protein 2 isoform X1: MADRAEMFSLSTFHSLSPPGCRPPQDISLEEFDDEDLSEITDDCGLGLSYDSDHCEKDSLSLGRSEQPHPICSFQDDFQEFEMIDDNEEEEDDEEEEEEEEEEAEGEVEGGGPGSAARARQPLIPSPSLEEPHKHRPTTLHLTTLGAQDSLNNNGGFAPGPPASRQETVLCPPAQEPLREPPAPLPPTDRSPCGAQSPVHPGCDSEGNQPARPLAPGGASPSSDPGIEADLGSGSSGGRGGRRSSQELSSPGSDSEDAGGARLGRMISSISETELERSSDDGGSSSGRSSHLTNSIEEASSPASEPEPEPPCEPPRRPAFLPVGPDDTNSEYESGSESEPDLSEDADSPWLLSNLVSRMISEGSSPIRCPGQCLSPAPRPAGECASPVGEAPEAAAGPGVELVDMETLCGPPPPEPSAPRPGPAQPGPCLFLSNPTRDTITPLWAAPGRPARPGRACSAACSEEDDEDEEEEDEAEPEAAPLGGRGTGAAPDASLVYDAVKYTLVVDEHTQLELVSLRRCARLGEDSGDSGGEASEEEAGAAPLGLDRGPGAASPDSPDLTFSKKFLNVFVNSTSRSSSTESFGLFSCLVNGEEREQTHRAVFRFIPRHPDELELDVDDPVLVEAEEDDFWFRGFNMRTGERGVFPAFYAHAVPGPAKDLLGPCDLPGSKRGSCWVERFDVQFLGSVEVPCHQGNGILCAAMQKIATARKLTVHLRPPASCDLEISLRGVKLSLSGGPEFQHCSHFFQMKNISFCGCHPRNSCYFGFITKHPLLSRFACHVFVSQESMRPVAQSVGRAFLEYYQRHLEYACPTEDIYLE